Proteins encoded in a region of the Flavobacterium sp. MDT1-60 genome:
- a CDS encoding RNA polymerase sigma factor — MSDKKSTLCEENHFRDFYLTHVQSANNFAYYKCGDDQAALDLVQDAFTKIWENCSKIDFSKVKTYLFTSINNLFLNTIKHQKVVLRYAKDAPNLDIHNQSPDYLLEEEEFRLKLTNAIASLSEVQREVFLLNRIEGKKYREIAELLDISQKTVEKRMSGALQILKSQIENI, encoded by the coding sequence ATGAGCGACAAAAAAAGTACACTTTGCGAAGAAAATCACTTTAGAGACTTTTATTTAACGCATGTGCAATCGGCAAATAATTTTGCTTATTATAAATGTGGTGATGACCAGGCTGCATTAGATCTGGTACAGGATGCATTTACAAAAATTTGGGAGAATTGTTCTAAAATAGACTTTAGTAAGGTCAAAACGTATTTGTTTACCAGTATTAACAATTTATTTCTAAATACAATAAAACATCAAAAAGTGGTATTAAGGTATGCTAAAGATGCGCCTAATCTGGATATCCATAATCAAAGCCCTGACTATTTGCTTGAAGAAGAAGAATTCAGACTTAAACTAACTAATGCAATCGCATCATTGAGTGAAGTACAAAGGGAAGTTTTTTTATTGAATCGAATAGAGGGAAAAAAATACAGGGAAATTGCTGAGTTGCTCGATATTTCTCAAAAAACAGTAGAAAAAAGAATGTCTGGTGCATTGCAAATATTAAAATCCCAGATAGAAAATATATAA